The Streptomyces bacillaris sequence CTGGGCCTTCATTAAAGAGCGGGTGACGAGAATCGAACTCGCGCTCTGAACCGTGTACTGCAGCGGACAGCGGCGTCCGTCAGTGAACTGGACAACGATGAGCGATGGAGCGGGTAGCCGGGCGGATGTGATCAGTCCAACAGCGGCAGCGACGGACGCCGTTCCGCAGAAAGTCCCGACCGCTCAGGCTCTGGCCACTTGGGAAGGTCGGCAGAGTCCCCACCGAAGGCGAGCACGGTTTGCGAGGCGAGGTCACAGCACGCTTGGATGAAGCCTTCAGCGCCCATGAGGCGCATCGAGTGCCTGCCGCTCTTCAGGGGCCACAACGCTCCAGAGCGGTTCGACACCGCGTATGGGTCCCCTCCGTGGCTCAGGATGTTGCGGAGGTTCTTCATGTCGGCGAGGTACAGCTGCACCTCTTGGGTGCCCACGTAAGCCGTCCAACGCGATCGGTTGCCGGGGGCATTGCCCAGAATTCTCGTACGAACTCCCCAGTCGTTGGTGAAGAGCCGGACCGCGTGCTGCTGCCCTACGTGGCGGAGCTTGTCCGGGTTGAGCGGGAGATGCCGCGTCTGGGACGGATCGAGGGCAAGGACGTCGTTGAAGAAGGCTTCGACGGCCGCGTAGGACATCGTGAAGATTCCCCACCGCAGGGCGTACTGCTTCGTCGAGCGCCCGAGCGACTTGCCGTCCTTCCCGGTCAAGCCGTCGATGTCGCGGTGAAGGCCCACCAGCAGCGAAGGGTTTTGCAGCCCGGCAGATAAGGCGTTGGCGGCGTCGATGACAGCGGGAAGGTGAGGGTGCGGAGGCATGCGCGCGATCGTAATGGCTGCACTGCCGGCGTCGGTCGGGGTGGGATACCTCGTTACCCGGTTGATGGACTTGGCGACGCCTACGCACCAGTGGCGTCGACGAATCCATGGTTAGCCGGTGCTGTTGGACGCTGCGCGAGGGACCAGGTGGTGCAAAGGTGGTGCGCGGTTCCTGATCAGGTCTAGACAACGATGAGGCCCCAGGTCGCTGACCTGGGGCCTCATGGAAGAGCGGGTGACGAGAATCGAACTCGCGCTCTGAGCTTGGGAATCAGCGGTGCTTGGGCCTCTGGAAGGGCTCTGACCTGCACTTTCCTGCGAGGAAGCTGGGGTTGCTATGGTCTCTGGAGGCTGTACCTGACCGCTGTTGTCCGCTCTGCTGGGCACGGATGGGGCACGAGCGGCGTGTCGATGGAGCCGCCAATGCGTGCTCAGATGACAGAGCTGTTTAGGAGCAGTCATCCACGGAGAACTCCGTGGATGACTGCATCCGTGGCTCCATCGAGGCCCGGGGTGCACGGGCGGACGTCTGGCAGAGGTGCGCAGAAGGTGCCGTTGGCAGTTAGCGGCCTTTCATCGGTGTCGGCGATACTGTATTAGCCGATTTTATCGTGGAAGCGGCTGAAACAGAGGGAAAAGCGAGCCGGTCAAACTTCGGGCTCGGTGGCGAGATGGCAATTGACGGCCTCATGTGCCTCCCGGAATGGCTCAACGAACGTCGCTCCGGCCTCAGTTCTCATCTCCACCAGATGAAAGCGCACCATATGAGAGAATGGCGCCTTGGATCTCCAGCCTCTCTGTTGTTCCTGGAGCATCACTCGCTGCCAGGCTCTGGCCCATCGATCAGATTCGGGCGGAGCCACTCCGCACGCCGCCACGAATCTGGCCAGTACCAATGCTGAGGGGAAGCGTTGCCCCAAAAGGACCTCATTGATCGTCGTCGGAGCGAGCGCCCGACCTGGCGACCTACGCTTCAGTTCAGCGAGGGATGGCTGGCCGGCCTGGATTCGAAGAACTCGCATCCCCCGAACCAGTTCAGCAGGCGTCGAAACCAGGTCTGGGTCAGAGCCAAGAATCCCCTCATTGGGTTGTCCCAGGTGTGCACGTCTGCGTCGTCCCAGGCGTCCCATGAGATCCATAGCTTCCTCTGCGCTCCCGTCAGCCATGAAGACCATCGCTAACAGGAGGTTATGCAGCCGTCGCGAACCCTGGCCTGACATGGCCCTCGACACAGTCGACTCTGACATGCGAAGGGATTCAGCTATCTCGCGGTTCGTCAATTCAGCTCGGTCTCGAAGTGTGCGCATCCACCGAGCAGCGTCGAGCTCCGGTCCGGAACCAGCTGGCAACGGCTTCTCAGGCCGGCCCATCTTGAGGCTTACCTCGACTCGGCGCGACGGGGCCACGCAGAATCAGTTCGTGCAGCCAAAAGGCTTACTATCACCAAGAGCGACTCGATGTTTTCCGCAGGTGTGCCGTGCAGGACAAGGAGCACGATCACCACCAACGCCAGGTCCGATACGAGTCGACCACGCCCGACGGGACCACTAGGTACGCACCTACACCGCTCGGGCCCACCATCAGCCTCAGTACCCACAAGACCCTCCTTAGCTCTGGCAGCAGGTCGGAGTCGCGATACCGCTGCTGTGCATGCAGCATGCGGTGGTGTCGACCTCCAACGCGAGCACGTCAGACGGTTCTTGCAGCGAGTTACGTATACCTGTACTGCAAAAACCTGACTTCTCATGAGACCTCTCACCTGGGAAGATCTCGATTGTTCTTGCAGTTCCATACGAGTTCTTCCGTGGGCGACGGCCCGCACCGCACGACGTCGGATCCGGGTGACGGCATCTGCCTGCACTGGTCATGACCTACAGCAACAGCAGGACGCAGCAGCCTGTCAACAGTGGCCGGTGACCGCCCTCCCTGTGGCGCTCAGAGATCATTGTTGCGCGACGGCACTTTCGACTTACCACGTGTTTACTGGCGATCCAACCATTCTGTTAGGTCTTTGAGTCTGGTTACTACTTCGGTTTGCATCCACCGCGGCAGGTGGGCGGCGTGCAGAACATGGGACGCGTAGCGTTCGGTAACGACAATGTCGCAGTACGGCACCGCGATGCTTAGCGCATCAATATCGAAGATGTCGTTCGACTCCCATGACTTCTCCCGGTTGCGATGTGCCGCGGTCGTGAGGGTCGTATGGATTTCGGCGCTTGGCATGCAGTCCGCAAAGGCCCTGATTGACTCTCTGCCCGTGACTACTTCAGCAAGTTCCTTGCCCCGGTCAAGGAGTGCCTGGGTGAGCATGTCGATGACTTCGAGAGACATGTACCGGGCCTGTACTACGTCGCGCAGACGGTTCCAATACTTTGGATGATCGTCGAGGCGTTTAGCTAGCTGCCGTTCCGATTCCGCTCGGTTTTCCGCACTTCTCCTAGCGGCTGTAGGGTCCCACCCATTTGCCTTTAGGTCTGGCACCTCGGCGTCGGTGGGCCCTCGCAGCATGGAGCGCTCAAGCTGCTCACGGGCATTCGCGAGCATCAGATCAAAAGCGACTGGCCCATCTGGCGAGGCGGCGCGAGCCTCGTCGGTGACATCACCGGAAGCTGAACGGATAGACAAGCCGCCCCGCATACCCATGGCATGACCGATGCCGTGCCCCAGCAGATCGATATCTGCAAGATGCGGCGAAGTGATGTCGAGTGCACGGTCCAGTGCTGCCTCAACCTCCAGCCGCATGATGTGCGTCCTAGAGAGCAAGGTGGTGAAGCCCGAGATCTTTTCCATCACATCACCGATGTCTGCTCGCTGGCGGGGATCCCGGATCCCCGCCATTTCCATGTAGTGAGTCAGAGACAAGGGGAAGAGGTACAGCCCGGAACTGGCAGCAGCTCGCACCGCAGTGAGCGCCGGCTGGTAGGCATCCCCGTCTCGGTGTCCCGTAGCGGCCTTGGCCAGGCTGATCCAATGGTTGAGATCCAGGTAGACGAGGCGCTGTCCCGTCCGGGGTCGAACTAGGTGACCGGGCCAGGCGTACATAGGGGGCTGCCGTGGTGCCATGGAGATCATTCTGCCAACCCCAGGGCTCTGGAACCTCCGAATATGGGGGGCCTCTCCTCGGTGCGCGACGTAGGACGCCGCCGTTCGCGGCTCACACGCTCCTCCCACACGGTCCGTGAGGGCCGCTGTGGGGCCCGGACAGAGGATGCCACACCCGGATGGGCCTTAGCAGCCTCTGTCGTTGAACGCTGTTCACCACACCCATTAACACGGTTCTGGCGTGGCTAGTGCCGCTCCGTAGCTCTAGCCACGCCTGTCAGTCAGGTTCCTACCGGTCGCACTGAGGGATCGCGGGACGCGATCGCATGCTTCGTTCCTGATCAGCGCGCTGCGCGGGGCAGTGAACGCAGTCATCGAGCGCGCGAGCTTCCACGAATGGGCCCCAGATGCCAGTGTTGCTCGCTACCCTGCTTACCTCATGAGTGCCACCAACTACGCCAGCGGGGGAATGAGTGCTCAGCATCTCTGAAGTCGAAAACTTTGGCGCTATCGACGCTGATGCGGATGATCTTCTTCGAGAGTGTTTTCAGGATCACCCAGCCTATGTCGCGGCTAAGAAGCAGAAAAAATTCCTGATCCTTGGCAGGAAAGGATCAGGCAAAACTGCCATCTTTAAAAGAATTCTTACGGAGCGTCACCCGAACGAGTTCTCCTATGGCCACTCCTTCGATGATTACCCCTGGCAGCATCACGACCTGCAAGCCCAAGTAGGAGTTCCTGAGGAGAGGCGTTACTTTCACAGTTGGAAATACTTGACCTTGATCGGTTTGGCCAAGGTGCTCCTGAATTCAGATCAAAGTCAGCCGTGGAGCGATGATTCTTTCGAATCGGTGCAAGCGCTTGAGGATTTTGTTGTTGATTCCTATGGGTCGCGCGACCCGGACGTTAGGCAGCTCTTTAGTCCAGAGAAGGAGTTGCGGCTGAAGAGTGTCCTAAAGGTCCCGTTCTTCGAGTTGTCGGGTGAGCGTGTTCGAGTTAGGGAATTGCCCCCGCATATTCAGGAAGTGAATCGAGCAATTCAAGAGCACGTTTTGCGCGCCTTGAATCCGAATAATTCGTATTACATCTGTTTCGACCAGCTCGACCTTGGCTTTGTGAAGTCCCAGGAGTCTTACTCGCAGCGACTGGTTGGTCTCATCCTTGCTGCCCGCGATCTCTTTTTGGCCGCCCGGGAGCGTGGCAAGAAGCTCAATGTTGTCGTGTTTCTGCGCGACGACATTTACCAAGATCTGCAATTCGAGGATAAGAATAAGATCACGGAAAACTTCACCAGCCTGGTCCAGTGGAACGAATCTGGTTCCGGGCTGACGCTGAAGAAGTTGATGGAGAGTCGGTTTACCAACGTACTTGGCAGCGGCGGGGATCCCGTGATCCCCTGGGAGGACGTGTTCGATGAGACTCGGGAAATGCCGAGTCGGCAGACAAAATACAAACACATTTGCGATCGAACGTTTTTGCGGCCTAGGGATGTGATTAAGTTTTGCAATGAAGTTCTGGAGCAGTATAAGTCACCTCTTTTTGCGGCGAGAGGGCAGTTCGACAACGAGGCGGTTCATGAAGCCAGGTCGGGTTATTCTGACTATCTGCTGAATGAATTGGACGACGAAATCGCCAAACATGTTCCGCAGTATAAGGAGTACCTGGAAGTTGTGAAAGAATTGGGCGCTATGCAGTTCTCTCTAGTCGACTTCAGTGCTGCTTGGTCACGGCGCTCGACTTTGACTGATATTTCGGCAAAGGTTGGACTTTCTCAGTTGTTCGAATTCTCGGTTGTTGGGTACTTGAAGCCGGGAGGGCGCGGGGGTGGCTCTGAGTATGTATGGAGGTATAGGGATCCGCGTGCTCGCTTTAATGCGACATCTGAAGTGTTCCGGATCCACGCAGGCTTTAAGGAAGCGCTAGATTTGACTCGTCAGAGCGCTTAGAGGCTACTCGCCTCCAGGCGGTCGGCGGAGCGGCTTTGGTCGGTGTCCTGCACGGTTTGGGGATGAGCATGATCAGGGGGCCGTACGCTGGCCGGCAAATCGGGTCGGCTGTGACCCTGCCCGGAATTTGAACAAGTGGCCCCCTGGTCTTCTTCGGCGCGGAACCCTAACCGGGGAGGTGGCTAAAGCCGTGGAGCCGACCGCTCCAGCCACAGCGGCATTCTTCCCCATCATGGTGCTCGCCCCAGCCGCGCGACCGGCGTAGGAGGAGAGCGCGCGGCGAGCGGACGAGCCGCCCTGATGAAGAAGGGAAAGTTCTATCCCGCTGGGAGCTGCCTGCCGCAGCTTGTATGCCGGACGTGGCCGTCGACCGCGCTCATCTGAAGCGATCGACGGCCACGTCCGGAGGCCGTCAGGCCGCCGCAGCGGCCTCGCGGCCCCTGCGGGTGCGGCGGTGGAGGATCTCCTCGAAGGTGGCGCGGGCACCCGTGGGATCGATGTAGTGCATGGCCAGGAGGGCGGCGATGACGGCGCCGACCAGGTCGTTCTGGACCTCGGACCAGGTGTGGTCGTCGCCGCAGGTGGTGAGGCCCTTCAGACCGTGGAGGGCGTGCATGGCCTCGCCGGCTTCCTCGGCGACCTTGCCGACCTGGAGGGCTTTGAGCTCCTCGTCGGGGAGGTGGGCGCCTGCCGCTCGGCAGACGGCGGAGAGCTTCTCGATGTTGTCCCACAGGGTGTCCACGTCGGACCTCCGATCGATGGGTTCGGCTATTCCTGTGCGGGTCGTCCGAGCTGGCGTACGGTCCATCCGGCCATGCGCCAGGCGTCGGCGTCGATGAGGTTGCGGAGGTCGACGAGGACCTGGTCCGCGACCAGTGGGGCGAGGGCCTTGGGGTCGGCCTCGCGGAAGTGGGGCCATTCAGTGGCCAGGACGATCAGCTCGGCCGCCTCGACGGAGTCTTCGAGGGTTTCGCAGTAGTCGAGTTCGGGGTGGCGGCGCAGTGCTGTGGGCACGGCGTGCGGGTCGTGGACGGTGACGGTCGCGCCGCGCTGGTGCATGAGCGCGGCGATCGCCAGAGCAGGGGATTCGCGGACGTCGTCGGTACCGGCCTTGAAGGAAGCGCCCCAGACGGTGATGCGTACGCCGTCGACGGGTCGGCCGAGCGTCTGCTCGATGAGCCTCAGCGCGGCGACGGGTCGGGACTCGTTGACCTGCTCCGCCGCGCGCAGCATGGTCGCTGCCTCGGTAGCGCCCA is a genomic window containing:
- a CDS encoding P-loop ATPase, Sll1717 family yields the protein MLSISEVENFGAIDADADDLLRECFQDHPAYVAAKKQKKFLILGRKGSGKTAIFKRILTERHPNEFSYGHSFDDYPWQHHDLQAQVGVPEERRYFHSWKYLTLIGLAKVLLNSDQSQPWSDDSFESVQALEDFVVDSYGSRDPDVRQLFSPEKELRLKSVLKVPFFELSGERVRVRELPPHIQEVNRAIQEHVLRALNPNNSYYICFDQLDLGFVKSQESYSQRLVGLILAARDLFLAARERGKKLNVVVFLRDDIYQDLQFEDKNKITENFTSLVQWNESGSGLTLKKLMESRFTNVLGSGGDPVIPWEDVFDETREMPSRQTKYKHICDRTFLRPRDVIKFCNEVLEQYKSPLFAARGQFDNEAVHEARSGYSDYLLNELDDEIAKHVPQYKEYLEVVKELGAMQFSLVDFSAAWSRRSTLTDISAKVGLSQLFEFSVVGYLKPGGRGGGSEYVWRYRDPRARFNATSEVFRIHAGFKEALDLTRQSA
- a CDS encoding MazG-like family protein, translating into MDTLWDNIEKLSAVCRAAGAHLPDEELKALQVGKVAEEAGEAMHALHGLKGLTTCGDDHTWSEVQNDLVGAVIAALLAMHYIDPTGARATFEEILHRRTRRGREAAAAA